In Xiphophorus maculatus strain JP 163 A chromosome 18, X_maculatus-5.0-male, whole genome shotgun sequence, a single genomic region encodes these proteins:
- the LOC102226213 gene encoding uncharacterized protein LOC102226213, protein MTCMKRIFSKTRRITVGRLVGVTLTSGRCFHAELVRTESSGLPIVHHSKYVCDLPANHRFPMAKFPRVLHCLLQDQVITERQVWVPEIASKDLLGAVHTEDYLNNFISGRINEQEQRRTGFPWSEGIVRRCRYETGGTVLAAEVALQRGLACSTAGGTHHAFPSYGSGFCLLNDLAVAAKYLMNSSSRKRKVLIVDLDVHQGDGTAFIFKDEPSVFTFSVHCGKNFPVRKQQSDLDISVEDGLEDKEYLSTVAEHLPWLLETFRPDLLLYDAGVDPHWEDELGRLRLTDQGLYQRDHYVMKTVVKRGIPIATVIGGGYSRDINKLALRHSIVHRAATQVWRECGM, encoded by the exons ATGACTTGCATGAAGAGAATATTTTCCAAAACCCGTCGCATTACAGTCGGACGCCTTGTTGGAGTCACGCTCACCTCTGGCAGATGTTTCCATGCGGAACTA GTCAGAACCGAATCCAGCGGACTGCCCATTGTTCATCACAGCAAGTATGTGTGCGACCTTCCAGCAAACCACAGGTTTCCAATGGCCAAGTTCCCTAGAGTTTTACACTGTTTACTTCAAGACCAAGTCATCACAGAGAGACAG GTTTGGGTTCCTGAGATTGCCTCGAAAGATTTGCTCGGCGCTGTGCATACAGAGGATTACCTGAACAACTTTATAAGTGGAAGAATAAACGAGCAAGAGCAGCGGAGGACGGGTTTTCCTTGGAGCGAGGGCATCGTACGACGGTGCCGATATGAAACGG GTGGGACTGTCCTCGCTGCTGAAGTCGCTCTACAGAGGGGTCTGGCCTGCAGCACGGCGGGGGGAACCCATCATGCTTTCCCCAGCTATGGCTCGGGGTTCTGTCTCCTCAATGATTTAGCAGTTGCAGCCAAATACCTCATGAACAGCTCATCAAGGAAGAGAAAGGTTTTAATCGTGGATTTAGATGTGCATCAG GGTGACGGCACCGCTTTCATATTTAAAGATGAGCcatctgtgtttacattttcagtgcATTGTGGAAAAAATTTCCCCGTCCGCAAACAACAGAGTGACCTGGATATTAGCGTGGAGGATGGGCTGGAAGACAAGGAGTATCTCTCCACAG TTGCAGAGCACCTACCCTGGCTGCTGGAGACTTTTCGTCCGGACCTGCTTCTGTACGACGCTGGTGTTGACCCACATTGGGAAGATGAACTCGGGAGACTCCGTCTGACCGATCAAG GGCTCTACCAGAGAGATCATTATGTAATGAAGACCGTGGTGAAGAGAGGTATTCCTATTGCTACTGTTATTGGTGGGGGATATTCCAGAGACATCAACAAATTGGCCCTCAGACACTCCATCGTCCACAGAGCAGCTACTCAG GTTTGGAGGGAGTGTGGAATGTAA
- the trmt9b gene encoding probable tRNA methyltransferase 9-like protein, with the protein MMEEAASQLERDHVHSVYDKIAPYFNDSRYKAWPKVRQFLLDLPPGSIVADIGCGNGKYLHINKEVFKLGCDVCRPLVDFAWSQGHEVQMCDGLRLPYRDGCFDAVLSIAVIHHFSTKERRIRAIKEMARTLRVGGRIMIYVWAMEQKRRKFEKQDIFVPWNPNPHLSSAFNRDDTKPRRRAAAQSVSEAIDNTENYRKVRSTSSVADEEDVTQTVPQQRTQRLWFFSRSLDSVFDFGSLAISWPSSRDLRHLSSATGENEGNKPNQRARGRGLIKQVSSFFSPPSVIGSEEDVFDSDTDLQKDPNDPRGPSNPTNNNGKENQGVSVSLAQECGSLALPDLISLQQENLRQSEDQSVREPIGTGQHEGTQSPEEQVEVSCLRYYHVFREGELAELIEHNVEELHVTQNYFDHANWCVVAEKVQLWKI; encoded by the exons ATGATGGAGGAGGCTGCCAGTCAACTGGAGAGGGACCATGTGCACAGTGTCTACGACAAGATTGCTCCATATTTCAATGACAGCCGCTACAAAGCCTGGCCGAAAGTGCGACAGTTCCTGCTGGACCTGCCTCCAGGGAGCATCGTGGCTGACATTG GTTGTGGCAATGGCAAATACCTCCATATCAACAAGGAGGTGTTCAAGCTGGGGTGCGATGTTtgtcgccccctggtggacttTGCTTGGAGCCAAGGACACGAGGTCCAGATGTGCGACGGCCTGCGCTTGCCTTACAGAGACGGCTGCTTTGATGCTGTGCTCTCTATAGCCG TCATTCATCATTTTTCCACCAAAGAGCGTCGCATTCGGGCAATAAAGGAGATGGCTCGCACTCTGCGAGTTGGTGGACGCATCATGATCTACGTGTGGGCCATGGAACAGAAGCGGCGGAAATTCGAGAAACAGGACATCTTCGTGCCCTGGAACCCCAACCCTCATCTGTCCTCCGCCTTCAACAGAGACGATACCAAACCCAGGAGACGGGCCGCAGCACAGAGCGTGAGTGAAGCCATCGACAACACTGAAAACTACAGGAAGGTCAGAAGCACATCCTCTGTGGCCGATGAAGAAGATGTGACCCAGACGGTGCCGCAGCAGAGGACACAGAGACTGTGGTTCTTTTCCAGGTCTCTGGATTCTGTGTTTGATTTTGGAAGCTTGGCCATCTCCTGGCCGTCCTCCAGAGACCTGAGACATTTATCATCAGCCACAGGTGAAAACGAGGGGAACAAGCCCAACCAGCGGGCGAGAGGACGAGGCCTCATCAAACAggtttccagcttcttttcccCTCCATCTGTGATCGGATCAGAGGAGGACGTTTTTGACTCAGACACAGACCTGCAAAAAGATCCGAACGATCCAAGAGGCCCTAGTAACCCAACCAACAATAACGGCAAAGAAAATCAAGGTGTCTCAGTATCTTTAGCACAGGAGTGTGGCTCACTTGCTCTTCCGGATCTTATTTCCTTGCAGCAGGAGAATCTAAGGCAGTCTGAAGATCAAAGCGTCAGGGAGCCAATAGGAACAGGGCAACATGAAGGCACACAGAGTCCTGAGGAGCAGGTGGAAGTTTCCTGTCTGAGGTACTATCACGTCTTCAGAGAGGGAGAGTTGGCAGAGCTGATAGAGCATAATGTCGAAGAGCTCCATGTCACACAAAACTACTTTGACCACGCCAACTGGTGTGTGGTGGCAGAGAAGGTTCAGTTATGGAAAATTTGA
- the LOC106700366 gene encoding NEDD4-binding protein 2-like 2 produces the protein MCKMSLPDPSSTSFKLSDESSKGGNTKKSEDDSDVKSSELERNDSDRCLREKVLKEVGLTSTAFIGPAFPPQAISTKPDIEDSLSMFYKELEKIDTPDQSYRISDNQEKKDVQPNLNLPELPTSKHSQDIPDGKMFPTSRFMGINSFQSNSGPTKSSWDHWYQNEPYQLKRPTERPVGNQWDYPLPPNRPPDLRFHRPPFPHHSHQSAYSNPQNTSAPIQVNQNSSRMMNRHHKDFHPPPFSSRPPPNVFIPPPPPQGRHKNPPQNFGWNDQSFYDTDLNDVPVRWSGERREEWQQCDDDYDRPPRFMSENEPWEQQHDYRPYEERREYQSDLVLILLRGLPGSGKTTLARELLSTGPSGIILSTDDYFAQKEGYHYDPGLLGAAHEWNQSRAKDAMHDGYSPIIIDNTNLQAWEMKPYVKMALDRGYKVDFYEPETSWKFDPCELEKRNKHGVPQDKIAQMMDRFSFPISIDIVMNSHEPAHVNQRRRPEQQQIRDKMHFC, from the exons ATGTGTAAG atGTCTCTACCTGATCCGTCCTCCACAAGCTTCAAACTCTCTGATGAATCTTCCAAGGGAGGAAATACTAAAAAGTCTGAAGATGACTCTGATGTTAAAAGTTCTGAATTAGAGCGCAATGATTCTGACAGATGTTTAAGAGAAAAGGTGTTGAAGGAGGTAGGACTCACCAGCACTGCCTTCATTGGTCCTGCATTTCCTCCACAAGCGATTTCCACCAAGCCTGACATTGAAGACTCATTGAGTATGTTTTACAAAGAGCTTGAGAAGATTGATACACCAGATCAATCTTATCGGATTAGTGATAATCAAGAGAAAAAAGATGTTCAGCCTAACCTCAACCTGCCTGAACTACCTACCAGCAAACACTCTCAGGATATACCTGATGGGAAAATGTTCCCCACCTCACGTTTTATGGGAATAAACAGTTTCCAGAGCAACAGTGGACCAACTAAGTCCTCCTGGGATCACTGGTATCAAAATGAGCCATACCAGCTCAAAAGGCCAACTGAAAGGCCAGTGGGTAACCAGTGGGATTATCCTTTACCACCTAACAGGCCACCTGATCTTAGATTTCACAGGCCACCTTTCCCTCACCATTCACACCAGTCTGCATACTCAAATCCACAAAACACTTCAGCCCCCATCCAAGTCAACCAAAACAGCTCAAGAATGATGAACCGTCATCACAAGGATTTTCATCCTCCACCATTTTCAAGTCGTCCACCTCCAAATGTGttcattcctcctcctccgccgcAGGGCCGTCATAAAAACCCTCCTCAGAACTTTGGATGGAATGATCAGAGTTTTTATGACACGGATCTGAATGACGTACCTGTTAGGTGGTCTGGGGAACGAAGAGAAGAATGGCAGCAGTGCGATGACGATTACGACAGGCCTCCGAGGTTTATGTCAGAAAATGAGCCATGGGAACAACAGCATGACTACCGACCCTACGAAGAGAGGCGTGAGTATCAGTCTGATTTGGTGCTGATCTTGTTGAGAGGATTACCAGGATCTGGGAAAACCACACTAGCCAG AGAACTGCTCTCCACTGGCCCAAGTGGAATAATTCTCAGCACGGACGATTACTTTGCTCAAAAAGAAGGTTACCACTATGATCCAGGCCTTCTAGGGGCGGCACATGAATGGAACCAAAGCAGAG CTAAGGATGCCATGCATGATGGTTACTCTCCTATTATTATTGACAACACAAACCTCCAAGCCTGGGAGATGAAACCATATGTCAAAATG gCCTTGGACAGAGGATACAAAGTGGACTTTTATGAACCTGAGACCAGCTGGAAATTTGATCCCTGTGAATTGGAGAA GAGGAACAAACATGGCGTTCCTCAGGACAAGATTGCTCAGATGATGGATCGCTTTTCGTTTCCCATCTCCATAGACATTGTCATGAATTCACATGAACCAGCTCACGTCAACCAGAGACGTCGACCAGAGCAGCAGCAAATTAGggataaaatgcatttttgttag